The Marivivens sp. LCG002 genome contains a region encoding:
- a CDS encoding NAD(P)H-dependent oxidoreductase translates to MATPKITIAFYSTYGTNHGIAAAAAKAAEEAGAEVRLRRIPETAPKEVVEGQDAWKAQAERASDIEVISPDDLKWADGLFISSPTRYGGMASQTRAWLDTLGGLWMEGALVNKTVTVTASAQNKNGGTEGAIQQTYVSAMHFGMIPVVPGYADGVKFEDGGNPYGFSTQPGELSEVGAKSVAYQAKRLVEVTAKLIA, encoded by the coding sequence ATGGCAACGCCGAAAATCACCATCGCATTCTATTCGACCTACGGCACCAACCACGGTATCGCTGCGGCTGCGGCCAAGGCGGCTGAAGAAGCGGGCGCCGAAGTGCGTCTGCGCCGCATTCCCGAAACCGCCCCAAAAGAGGTCGTAGAGGGTCAGGACGCATGGAAAGCCCAAGCCGAGCGCGCCTCGGATATCGAAGTGATCAGCCCCGATGACCTCAAGTGGGCCGATGGTCTCTTCATCAGCTCGCCCACCCGTTACGGCGGTATGGCTTCGCAGACCCGCGCGTGGCTCGACACGCTCGGCGGCCTTTGGATGGAAGGTGCATTGGTGAACAAGACCGTCACCGTGACCGCCTCGGCCCAGAACAAGAACGGCGGCACCGAAGGTGCGATCCAGCAGACCTATGTCTCGGCCATGCACTTCGGCATGATCCCTGTCGTGCCGGGCTATGCCGATGGCGTGAAGTTCGAAGACGGCGGCAACCCCTATGGTTTCTCGACCCAGCCCGGCGAGCTGTCGGAAGTCGGCGCCAAGTCGGTTGCCTATCAGGCGAAGCGTCTGGTCGAAGTGACCGCCAAGCTTATCGCCTGA
- a CDS encoding DUF1801 domain-containing protein, which produces MAENKTRPTDTSVVQFLGQTENPKRRADAFALDALFRRVTGFKPKMWGPSMVGYGSYHYIYDSGRQGDFLATGFAPRKANLSIYIMPGYQDYSAILALLGKHKTGKSCLYVNNLEDIDLDVLETLIRTGLADLGAKWPVTPT; this is translated from the coding sequence ATGGCAGAAAACAAGACGAGACCCACGGACACTTCGGTTGTGCAGTTTCTCGGGCAGACCGAGAACCCCAAGCGCCGCGCCGATGCCTTTGCGCTCGACGCCCTTTTCCGGCGGGTTACGGGGTTCAAACCCAAGATGTGGGGCCCCTCGATGGTGGGGTATGGGTCCTATCATTACATCTATGACAGCGGACGACAGGGCGATTTCCTTGCCACCGGCTTTGCGCCTCGCAAGGCGAACCTCTCGATTTATATCATGCCCGGATATCAGGACTATTCCGCCATTCTCGCGCTGCTGGGCAAGCATAAGACGGGCAAGTCCTGTCTCTATGTGAATAACCTCGAGGACATTGACCTTGATGTCCTCGAGACGTTGATCCGCACCGGACTTGCCGATCTTGGGGCCAAATGGCCGGTGACGCCGACCTAG
- a CDS encoding MBL fold metallo-hydrolase — MKLSRRHLLATGLASPFLATSLFAQRAFAEAHMTPALPTHRSFALGEFKVTTLLAGSTPREDPHSIFGLNVSDEEFSRVSKEAFLPEDMAQFFFTPTLVDTGEERILFDTGLNAGGITHALAAAGYTPSDITHVVLTHMHGDHIGGLMQDGAPTFENAAYVTGQVEYDHWAGAANDGFEGNVRPLADKMTFLSDGGSVRSGITAMLAAGHTPGHMAYMLESGGKQLLLMADTANHYVYSLAHPDWEVRFDMDKAAAAATRRRLFDMASADQIPLIGYHMPFPGLGYVETRGEGYHFVPHSYQLMG, encoded by the coding sequence ATGAAACTTTCGAGACGACACCTTCTTGCAACCGGACTGGCCTCGCCGTTTTTGGCGACGTCCCTTTTTGCACAACGCGCTTTTGCAGAGGCCCATATGACACCTGCTCTCCCGACCCACCGCAGTTTTGCACTTGGCGAATTCAAAGTGACGACGCTTCTCGCCGGCTCCACCCCGCGCGAGGACCCGCACAGCATCTTCGGCCTCAATGTATCGGATGAGGAGTTCAGCCGCGTGAGCAAAGAGGCGTTCTTGCCCGAGGATATGGCCCAATTTTTCTTCACACCGACCCTTGTGGACACGGGCGAAGAGCGCATCCTCTTCGACACAGGCCTCAACGCAGGCGGCATCACCCATGCTCTTGCCGCTGCGGGATATACGCCTTCGGACATCACCCATGTGGTGCTGACACATATGCACGGCGATCACATCGGCGGGTTGATGCAGGACGGGGCCCCGACGTTTGAGAATGCGGCCTATGTGACGGGTCAGGTCGAATACGACCACTGGGCAGGCGCGGCGAACGACGGTTTCGAAGGAAACGTGCGCCCGCTGGCCGACAAGATGACCTTTTTGTCCGATGGCGGCTCCGTTCGTTCGGGCATCACCGCGATGCTCGCCGCAGGCCATACGCCCGGTCACATGGCCTATATGCTGGAGTCGGGCGGCAAACAGCTCTTGCTGATGGCCGATACCGCCAACCACTATGTCTATTCGCTCGCCCACCCCGATTGGGAAGTCCGTTTCGACATGGACAAAGCCGCGGCGGCCGCGACCCGCAGACGCCTGTTCGACATGGCCTCTGCGGATCAAATCCCGCTGATCGGATATCACATGCCCTTCCCCGGACTGGGTTATGTCGAGACGCGCGGCGAGGGCTATCACTTTGTCCCCCATAGCTATCAATTGATGGGCTAG
- a CDS encoding NAD+ synthase — MTETFRITLAQLNPAVGDLEGNAAKARAAWQEAKEAGADMIAFPEMFIAGYSTQDLVMKPAFHHAAMARIEALAAECSDGPILAIGGPFFDKGRLYNAYHICKGGKVVARQLKHFLPNYNVFDEVRQFNRGAIQGPYDAGPLRIGSPICEDAWFPDVAEAMCESGAELLVVPNGSPYYRGKFDRRMNHMVARVVENDVPMVYVNMAGGQDDQAFDGGSFVLNRGGKLAVQLPVFEEMLAHVDFIRTEEGWVAEEGPKALYPSEWEQDYRAMVMTLRDYLGKTGFKKVLLGLSGGIDSALVATIAVDALGSDNVRCIMLPSEYTSQGSLDDAEDIAKRLGVRYDYVPISGPRAAVTEALGPLFEGKKPDLTEENIQSRLRGLLLMAMSNKFGEMLLTTGNKSEVAVGYATIYGDMNGGYNPIKDLYKTRVFETCRWRNANHRDWMHGPEGEVIPVAIIDKPPSAELRPDQKDEDSLPPYPVLDAILDLLVDQDASVEDCVAKGYDYDTVKRVEHLVYISEYKRFQSAPGTRLTKRAFWLDRRYPIANRFRDASGV; from the coding sequence ATGACCGAGACCTTCCGAATTACTCTGGCCCAGCTCAACCCTGCCGTGGGGGATCTTGAGGGGAATGCCGCCAAAGCGCGTGCCGCATGGCAAGAGGCCAAAGAGGCCGGAGCCGATATGATCGCATTCCCCGAGATGTTCATCGCGGGTTATTCGACGCAAGACTTGGTTATGAAACCCGCTTTCCACCATGCGGCAATGGCGCGGATCGAGGCTTTGGCGGCGGAATGTTCGGATGGGCCGATCCTTGCCATCGGTGGGCCCTTTTTTGACAAGGGCCGGCTCTATAACGCCTATCATATATGCAAGGGTGGCAAAGTCGTCGCGCGGCAGCTCAAGCATTTCCTACCCAATTACAACGTCTTCGACGAAGTGCGCCAGTTCAATCGCGGCGCGATCCAAGGCCCCTATGATGCGGGTCCGCTGCGCATAGGCTCGCCCATTTGCGAGGATGCGTGGTTCCCCGATGTCGCCGAGGCCATGTGCGAAAGCGGCGCCGAGCTGCTCGTCGTGCCCAATGGTTCGCCCTACTATCGCGGCAAGTTCGACCGCCGCATGAACCACATGGTGGCCCGCGTTGTCGAAAACGACGTGCCTATGGTCTATGTCAATATGGCCGGCGGTCAGGACGATCAGGCCTTTGATGGCGGGTCCTTCGTGCTTAATCGTGGCGGAAAACTCGCCGTGCAGCTCCCCGTATTCGAAGAGATGCTGGCCCATGTCGATTTCATCCGCACCGAAGAGGGTTGGGTCGCAGAGGAAGGCCCCAAAGCGCTCTATCCCAGCGAATGGGAACAGGATTACCGCGCTATGGTGATGACGCTGCGCGATTACCTTGGAAAGACGGGCTTCAAAAAGGTCCTTTTGGGTCTTTCGGGCGGGATCGACTCGGCGCTGGTGGCGACGATTGCCGTGGATGCATTGGGGAGCGATAATGTGCGCTGCATCATGCTGCCCTCGGAATATACCTCCCAAGGCTCGCTGGACGACGCGGAGGATATCGCCAAACGGCTTGGGGTCCGCTATGACTATGTGCCGATTTCCGGCCCGCGAGCGGCCGTGACCGAGGCGCTCGGACCTCTGTTCGAGGGAAAGAAACCCGACCTTACCGAGGAAAATATCCAATCCCGTTTGCGCGGTCTTCTCTTGATGGCGATGTCCAACAAGTTCGGTGAAATGCTCCTTACTACGGGCAATAAGTCCGAAGTCGCGGTCGGCTATGCCACGATTTATGGGGACATGAACGGCGGCTATAATCCGATCAAGGATCTCTACAAAACACGCGTCTTCGAAACCTGCCGCTGGCGCAATGCCAATCATCGCGATTGGATGCATGGCCCCGAGGGCGAAGTGATCCCTGTCGCGATCATCGACAAGCCGCCTTCGGCAGAGCTTCGTCCCGATCAGAAGGACGAGGACAGCCTCCCGCCGTATCCCGTTCTGGATGCGATCCTTGATTTGTTGGTGGATCAGGACGCGAGCGTCGAAGACTGTGTCGCCAAAGGCTATGATTACGACACTGTCAAGCGCGTCGAGCATCTTGTCTATATCAGCGAATACAAGCGGTTCCAGTCCGCGCCCGGAACGCGGCTGACCAAGCGGGCGTTCTGGCTCGATCGTCGCTATCCGATCGCGAACCGGTTCAGGGATGCCTCGGGGGTCTGA
- a CDS encoding 2-isopropylmalate synthase, whose amino-acid sequence MTRNRAVLGSLTATLVSSVLLASPASAQSVQTKQYEDGGVYEGEFLNGKQHGTGTYRLPNGYEYVGTWVEGEIRGQGKAVFPNGSIYEGDFAAGKPNGTGKITFADGGTYEGDWLDGNITGQGIATYANGITYEGAFRNAMHHGIGTMTAPSGYAYTGPWVNGVKEGQGKITYPDGAVYDGMLANDEREGQGTLTMADGLIYEGTWVNGQIEGKGRLVQSNGDVYEGDLVAGRREGLGVVTYANGDTYSGGFKDDRRHGQGTFTGTDGYIYIGAWTEGRIEGQGQVTYPDGSVYAGSFLDGLAHGSGKITYPDGATYDGEWQNGVINGFGTAIYPNGLTYVGEFLNAKNHGKGKMTYPDGYSYDGSWENGQRSGTGIATYADGTVYEGEFLDGQRHGTGTMTMPDGFTYVGAWENGEISGLGKATYANGDIYEGQFRSGRRQGSGTMVYASGETTSGNWEDGALVTQNATTPAGTTTETAQDAAPVPSDQ is encoded by the coding sequence ATGACTCGTAATCGGGCAGTTTTGGGCAGTCTTACCGCTACTCTGGTTTCAAGTGTGCTGCTGGCATCACCTGCGTCGGCGCAGAGCGTCCAGACCAAGCAATACGAAGACGGCGGCGTCTATGAAGGCGAATTCCTGAACGGCAAACAGCACGGCACGGGCACCTATCGCCTCCCCAACGGCTACGAATATGTCGGCACTTGGGTCGAAGGCGAAATCCGCGGTCAGGGAAAGGCGGTCTTTCCCAACGGGTCCATCTACGAAGGCGACTTCGCCGCGGGCAAACCCAACGGCACGGGCAAGATCACATTCGCCGATGGCGGCACCTACGAAGGGGACTGGCTCGACGGCAACATCACGGGCCAAGGCATTGCGACCTATGCCAACGGGATCACCTACGAAGGCGCATTCCGCAACGCCATGCACCACGGTATCGGCACGATGACGGCCCCTTCGGGCTATGCCTATACGGGGCCTTGGGTCAACGGCGTCAAAGAGGGTCAGGGCAAGATCACCTATCCCGACGGTGCGGTTTATGACGGCATGCTCGCCAATGACGAACGCGAAGGCCAAGGCACTCTGACCATGGCCGACGGGCTGATCTACGAGGGGACTTGGGTCAACGGTCAGATCGAGGGCAAAGGCCGTCTCGTGCAATCGAACGGCGACGTATACGAGGGCGATCTCGTTGCGGGTCGCCGCGAGGGTCTGGGCGTTGTGACCTATGCCAACGGCGACACCTATAGCGGCGGCTTCAAGGATGATCGTCGCCACGGCCAAGGCACATTTACGGGCACCGACGGATATATCTACATCGGCGCATGGACCGAGGGGCGCATCGAAGGTCAAGGCCAAGTCACCTATCCCGACGGATCGGTTTATGCAGGGTCTTTCCTTGATGGTCTCGCCCATGGCTCGGGCAAGATCACCTATCCCGACGGGGCGACCTATGACGGGGAATGGCAAAACGGGGTGATCAACGGTTTCGGCACAGCGATCTATCCCAACGGGCTCACCTATGTGGGCGAGTTCCTGAACGCCAAAAACCACGGCAAAGGCAAAATGACCTATCCTGACGGCTATTCCTATGACGGCTCTTGGGAAAACGGCCAGCGGAGCGGCACAGGCATCGCCACCTATGCTGACGGCACGGTTTACGAGGGAGAATTCCTCGACGGCCAGCGTCACGGCACGGGCACGATGACCATGCCCGACGGCTTTACCTATGTTGGCGCTTGGGAAAACGGTGAGATTTCGGGTCTGGGCAAAGCGACTTATGCGAACGGCGACATCTACGAAGGCCAGTTCCGCTCGGGTCGTCGCCAAGGCAGCGGCACGATGGTCTATGCGTCCGGCGAAACCACTTCGGGCAACTGGGAAGACGGTGCGCTTGTGACGCAGAACGCGACGACGCCCGCAGGTACCACCACCGAGACGGCACAGGATGCCGCCCCCGTGCCGAGCGACCAATAA
- a CDS encoding 2OG-Fe(II) oxygenase, whose amino-acid sequence MLTIYSVPEAFSPAECDRILETFRSAPASDARLVGQRENHNFRRADLVWLDDVEGTEWVTDRIVDLVRVANREVFNFDISDIAESPQVARYGAERQGHFVWHSDIGEGQVAAKRKLTMVVQLSEPEAYEGGLLELWPSAEARVAVKDRGSITFFPSYMLHRVTPVTKGERFSMTQWAHGPVFR is encoded by the coding sequence ATGTTGACCATCTACTCGGTGCCCGAGGCGTTTTCGCCTGCTGAATGTGACCGCATTCTCGAGACTTTCCGCTCTGCACCCGCGAGTGATGCGCGGCTGGTCGGTCAGCGCGAAAACCATAATTTCCGCCGCGCCGATCTTGTCTGGCTTGATGATGTCGAAGGCACGGAATGGGTCACGGACCGCATTGTGGATCTGGTCCGCGTTGCGAACCGCGAGGTGTTCAATTTCGACATTTCGGACATCGCGGAAAGTCCGCAAGTCGCCCGTTACGGAGCCGAGCGTCAGGGGCACTTTGTCTGGCACTCCGACATCGGCGAGGGTCAGGTGGCCGCGAAGCGCAAGCTGACCATGGTGGTCCAACTCTCTGAGCCAGAGGCCTATGAGGGCGGCTTGCTCGAACTTTGGCCCTCGGCTGAGGCGCGGGTGGCGGTCAAGGATCGCGGCTCGATCACCTTTTTCCCGAGCTATATGCTCCACCGCGTCACCCCCGTAACCAAGGGCGAGCGCTTTTCGATGACACAATGGGCGCATGGGCCTGTGTTCCGCTGA
- a CDS encoding gamma-glutamylcyclotransferase: MTHPRFFGYGSLVNLSTHSYPEARKSSLKGWRRVWRHTPLREQAFLSIEPHEATTLLGVTADVPNADWNALDEREEGYARHDVTHLVAEPRPTAVYVVKDEHFSTYDRNHPILLSYLDVVVQGYLQQFGPKGAEHLFETTENWAPIFDDRANPLYPRAQMLSEEERAIVDDHLRQL; the protein is encoded by the coding sequence ATGACCCATCCCCGCTTTTTCGGTTACGGAAGCCTCGTCAATCTCTCGACGCATAGCTACCCCGAAGCCCGCAAATCCTCGCTCAAAGGGTGGCGCCGTGTCTGGCGGCACACCCCCCTGCGCGAACAGGCGTTCCTCTCCATCGAACCGCATGAAGCAACGACGCTTCTGGGAGTGACGGCGGATGTGCCGAACGCGGATTGGAACGCTCTTGACGAGCGGGAAGAGGGCTATGCCCGCCACGATGTCACACATCTGGTTGCGGAACCCAGACCCACGGCGGTTTATGTGGTCAAGGACGAGCACTTCAGCACCTATGACCGGAACCACCCGATCTTGCTGAGCTACCTCGACGTGGTCGTCCAAGGCTATCTCCAGCAATTCGGCCCCAAGGGTGCAGAGCATCTCTTTGAAACCACGGAAAACTGGGCGCCCATTTTCGATGATCGGGCGAACCCGCTCTATCCCCGCGCCCAGATGTTGAGCGAAGAAGAGCGCGCGATCGTCGACGATCATCTCAGGCAGCTCTAA
- the gltX gene encoding glutamate--tRNA ligase translates to MTTTRFAPSPTGWMHIGNLRAALMNFAIARQNGGTFILRIDDTDQERSKPEYVDGIKDALTWLGITWDRIEYQSARLAQYEAAKAKLIDMGRLYECFETPVELDLKRKKQLNMGKPPVYDRAALDLSEEEKDRLRAERGSHWRFKLDRERIEWTDGILGPISIDAASVSDPVLIKESGQFLYTLASVVDDVEFGITNVVRGSDHVTNTATQIQMIKALGGTVPEFAHHSLLTGPQGEALSKRLGTLALKDLRARGIEPMAVMSLMARLGSADPVELRATVQEVIDGFDVSKFGAAPTKFDPADLEPLTARIIGNKPFEEVADQVAALGVPAEIAPRFWEVVRANITFLSEMPEWWELFSKGATPDVDAEDQEFIATAFSMLGEPPYTAATWGDWTNAVKDATGRKGKGLFMPLRKAVTGRAKGPEMADVMELMQVKPSL, encoded by the coding sequence ATGACAACGACCCGTTTCGCCCCTTCGCCGACCGGCTGGATGCACATCGGCAACCTTCGCGCTGCTTTGATGAATTTCGCCATTGCCCGACAAAACGGCGGGACGTTCATTCTTCGGATCGATGATACCGATCAAGAGCGCTCCAAGCCCGAATACGTTGACGGGATCAAGGATGCACTCACGTGGCTTGGGATCACTTGGGACCGGATCGAGTATCAGTCGGCGCGGCTCGCGCAATACGAGGCCGCCAAAGCCAAGCTCATCGACATGGGCCGTCTTTACGAATGCTTCGAAACTCCGGTCGAGCTCGATCTCAAGCGCAAGAAGCAACTCAACATGGGTAAACCCCCGGTCTATGACCGCGCGGCGCTTGATCTGAGCGAAGAGGAAAAGGACCGTCTGCGTGCCGAGCGTGGCTCGCATTGGCGGTTCAAACTGGACCGCGAGCGGATCGAATGGACCGACGGTATTCTCGGCCCGATCTCGATTGATGCCGCTTCGGTTTCCGATCCTGTTTTGATCAAGGAAAGCGGTCAGTTCCTCTATACTCTCGCTTCGGTCGTGGATGATGTCGAGTTCGGCATCACCAACGTCGTGCGCGGCTCTGACCATGTGACCAATACCGCGACCCAGATCCAGATGATCAAGGCTCTGGGCGGCACTGTGCCCGAATTTGCGCACCACTCGCTTTTGACGGGTCCGCAGGGCGAGGCACTGTCCAAGCGTCTCGGCACGCTGGCGCTCAAGGATCTTCGTGCGCGCGGGATCGAGCCGATGGCGGTGATGAGCCTTATGGCACGTCTCGGCTCGGCTGATCCTGTCGAATTGCGCGCAACCGTTCAGGAGGTGATCGACGGTTTCGACGTGTCGAAATTCGGCGCGGCTCCGACCAAGTTCGATCCTGCCGATCTCGAGCCGCTGACCGCGCGGATCATCGGAAACAAGCCATTCGAAGAGGTGGCCGATCAGGTTGCCGCGCTTGGCGTTCCTGCCGAAATCGCACCGCGTTTCTGGGAGGTTGTCCGCGCGAACATTACCTTCCTGTCCGAAATGCCCGAGTGGTGGGAGCTTTTCTCCAAAGGCGCGACGCCGGATGTCGATGCCGAGGATCAGGAGTTCATCGCCACCGCTTTTTCAATGCTGGGCGAGCCGCCCTATACCGCCGCGACTTGGGGCGACTGGACCAACGCGGTCAAGGACGCCACGGGTCGCAAAGGCAAGGGGCTCTTTATGCCTCTGCGCAAGGCCGTAACGGGCCGCGCCAAAGGACCCGAAATGGCGGATGTCATGGAGCTGATGCAGGTCAAGCCGAGCCTCTGA